One window from the genome of Paraclostridium sordellii encodes:
- the pcp gene encoding pyroglutamyl-peptidase I: protein MKILVTGFDPFGGESINPAEEAVKRIKEEINGAKIIKLTIPTVREKSLKAIEDAIQIHKPDIVISIGQAGGRFDITPERIAINIDDFRIKDNDGNQPTDEPVRKDGEIAYVTSLPVKAMVEHMKKNEVPASVSYTAGTFVCNHVMYGVLYMIDKKYPNIKGGFIHIPYTTSQVIDKRNIPYMSLDEIVKGLELAIEACTIYKEDISISGGEIC from the coding sequence ATGAAAATATTAGTAACAGGGTTTGATCCCTTTGGAGGAGAAAGTATAAATCCAGCTGAAGAAGCGGTTAAAAGAATAAAAGAAGAAATAAATGGAGCAAAAATAATAAAATTAACGATACCTACGGTAAGAGAAAAATCATTAAAAGCTATAGAAGATGCGATTCAAATACATAAACCAGATATAGTTATATCTATAGGCCAAGCTGGGGGAAGATTTGATATTACGCCAGAGAGAATTGCTATAAATATAGATGATTTCAGAATAAAAGACAACGATGGAAATCAACCAACTGATGAGCCTGTACGTAAAGATGGAGAAATAGCATATGTAACTAGCTTACCAGTAAAAGCTATGGTGGAACATATGAAAAAAAATGAAGTTCCTGCATCTGTGTCATATACAGCTGGAACATTTGTATGTAATCATGTAATGTATGGAGTTTTATATATGATAGATAAAAAATATCCTAATATAAAAGGTGGGTTTATACATATACCATATACAACAAGTCAAGTTATAGACAAAAGAAATATACCATACATGTCATTAGATGAAATTGTAAAAGGATTAGAACTAGCTATAGAAGCATGTACTATATATAAGGAAGATATAAGCATAAGTGGTGGAGAAATATGCTAA
- a CDS encoding TraB/GumN family protein has protein sequence MKNFKKIAILILPIMALSLIGGCTLKGENQTSEKANIKTKGFIWEAKKGKDYIYLTASNQPTKPNLDYLNEEMKIVLNKVDALALEINFTDKKTVKELQEKQQKELYLKDKELKDLLNKEEQKKLDEVLKTLNLKYKEVKNLSPSGFLSLVKQVESEKAGLTGTTLTTFLAQRFSEEKKQIVSLESNNTQVDLLKKSNSDLIRFINTYNENELKIITDSMKSSTEAYINGDYKYMENESKNIYIKDKSDYDKQYKNRDIKIAKKIDELARQDKKYIVSLGTMHYFGNNNVLKNLEEIGYKVTLLNN, from the coding sequence GTGAAAAATTTTAAGAAAATAGCTATATTAATATTGCCTATTATGGCACTTTCTTTAATAGGAGGATGTACTCTAAAAGGTGAAAATCAAACATCAGAAAAAGCAAATATTAAAACTAAAGGATTTATTTGGGAAGCTAAGAAGGGAAAAGATTATATATATCTTACAGCATCAAATCAACCTACTAAGCCCAATTTAGACTATCTAAATGAAGAAATGAAAATTGTTTTAAACAAGGTAGATGCTCTTGCTCTTGAAATAAATTTCACAGATAAGAAAACAGTAAAAGAGTTACAAGAAAAACAACAAAAAGAATTATATTTAAAAGATAAAGAGTTAAAAGATTTATTAAATAAAGAAGAACAAAAAAAGTTAGATGAAGTTTTAAAAACTTTAAATTTAAAGTATAAAGAAGTAAAGAACCTAAGTCCTAGTGGTTTTTTATCTTTAGTAAAGCAAGTAGAATCTGAGAAAGCTGGGCTTACAGGAACTACATTAACTACATTTTTAGCTCAAAGATTTAGTGAAGAAAAAAAGCAAATAGTATCACTTGAAAGCAATAATACGCAAGTTGATTTGCTTAAAAAATCAAATTCTGATTTAATAAGGTTCATAAATACATACAATGAAAATGAATTAAAAATAATAACAGATTCAATGAAATCATCAACAGAAGCTTATATAAATGGAGATTATAAGTATATGGAAAATGAATCTAAAAATATTTACATAAAAGATAAGTCTGATTATGATAAACAATATAAAAATAGAGATATCAAAATAGCTAAAAAAATTGATGAATTAGCAAGGCAAGATAAAAAATATATAGTGTCACTAGGAACTATGCATTATTTTGGGAATAATAATGTTTTGAAAAATTTAGAGGAAATAGGATATAAAGTAACTTTATTAAATAATTAA
- a CDS encoding TraB/GumN family protein — protein MKKLNKIFLLAIAICIPIFFIGCSINSIGQEDKKSTLAKGFFWKATKGDDFIYLVGTMHPDKSNINYLNDTMKKIIKETDALALEINFSDENTKKSLDKINKENTYLKQGELNNLLTNKEQEKFKRILESLDFKYEDIKNLTPEAISNLIKNEIYVRAGFNGNTSDIFLQNTYNSNNKKVISLENINDQHRIISKNTTDLKKFINEFNAKTIEKEIKTGNEIMYAFITGDSNYMGKYVEDNQLKNKDDYNKLLKDRNKQMVEKIDNLIKENENYAVAVGTMHFFGNDSIVKLLQEKGYKVTKLKS, from the coding sequence ATGAAAAAATTGAATAAGATTTTTCTTTTAGCTATTGCTATATGTATACCAATTTTTTTTATAGGGTGTAGCATAAATTCAATAGGACAAGAAGATAAAAAATCGACTTTAGCAAAGGGATTTTTCTGGAAGGCTACTAAAGGAGATGATTTCATATATTTAGTAGGAACAATGCATCCTGATAAATCTAATATAAATTATTTAAATGATACGATGAAAAAAATTATAAAAGAAACAGATGCACTTGCTTTAGAAATTAATTTTTCTGATGAAAATACAAAAAAGTCATTAGATAAAATTAATAAAGAAAATACTTATTTAAAGCAAGGTGAATTAAATAATTTACTAACAAATAAAGAACAAGAAAAGTTTAAGAGAATATTAGAATCTTTAGATTTTAAATATGAGGATATAAAGAATTTAACTCCTGAGGCTATATCAAATTTAATAAAAAATGAAATATATGTAAGAGCTGGATTTAATGGAAACACATCTGATATTTTTTTACAAAATACTTACAATTCAAACAATAAAAAAGTTATATCTCTTGAAAATATAAATGATCAACATAGAATTATATCTAAAAATACTACAGACTTAAAAAAATTTATAAATGAATTTAATGCAAAGACCATTGAAAAAGAAATAAAAACAGGAAATGAAATAATGTATGCATTTATAACAGGGGATTCAAACTATATGGGAAAATATGTGGAAGATAATCAATTAAAGAATAAAGACGATTATAATAAACTTTTAAAAGATAGAAATAAACAAATGGTAGAAAAAATAGATAATTTAATTAAAGAAAATGAAAATTATGCAGTAGCAGTAGGAACTATGCATTTTTTTGGAAATGATAGTATAGTAAAATTATTACAAGAAAAAGGATATAAAGTAACTAAATTAAAAAGCTAA
- a CDS encoding flagellar motor switch protein FliM yields the protein MKIIEKQIRNYDFKNPQRYSTDNMRFLSVISEDFCKYMNLHINFELKRKNITCKLEKVEQTNFQEFMDITNPGSIIVEHDIFPLVKGLIYQVDKSVVLTLIDLMLGGDGTFEDANRELTEIDKHLMLHAATTYITRLYIVDGCTKRKVSSIHTNMESSRKYSVSESVLIAHMTMYDGKKEIGKMRFCNPYCCMEPILGQLETKKLLKSTHIEGQYEFSQAIYKNICNVKAELLATLGKTKISVKDLINLNVGDVLKLETKTNEHSLLSVNGSNVYKCRTGLIENKRGLVIEDMVEKNN from the coding sequence GTGAAAATTATCGAAAAGCAAATTAGAAATTACGATTTTAAAAATCCTCAAAGATATTCTACTGATAATATGAGATTTTTATCCGTTATATCTGAAGACTTTTGCAAGTATATGAATTTACATATCAATTTTGAGTTAAAAAGAAAAAACATAACTTGCAAGCTTGAAAAAGTCGAACAAACAAACTTTCAAGAATTTATGGATATAACAAATCCAGGGTCAATAATAGTTGAACATGATATTTTTCCTTTAGTAAAGGGCCTTATATATCAAGTAGATAAATCTGTTGTACTTACACTTATAGATTTAATGCTAGGTGGAGATGGTACTTTTGAAGATGCAAATAGAGAGCTTACAGAGATTGATAAACATTTAATGCTTCATGCAGCGACTACTTATATAACTAGATTATATATAGTAGATGGTTGTACTAAAAGAAAAGTTTCATCAATACATACCAACATGGAATCAAGTAGAAAATACTCAGTAAGTGAATCTGTTCTTATTGCACATATGACTATGTATGATGGGAAAAAAGAAATTGGAAAAATGAGATTTTGTAACCCTTATTGCTGTATGGAACCAATACTTGGGCAGTTAGAAACTAAAAAACTTTTAAAATCAACTCATATAGAAGGGCAATATGAGTTTTCTCAAGCCATATACAAAAATATTTGTAATGTAAAAGCAGAACTTTTAGCCACATTAGGAAAAACAAAAATATCTGTAAAAGATCTTATAAATTTAAATGTAGGTGATGTTTTAAAATTAGAAACTAAAACAAATGAGCATTCATTACTTAGTGTAAATGGATCTAATGTATATAAGTGTAGAACAGGGCTTATAGAAAATAAAAGAGGGCTTGTTATTGAGGATATGGTTGAAAAAAACAATTAA
- a CDS encoding flagellar hook-basal body complex protein, translated as MYNIMHNSKAGMLASQSKIDVISNNLTNVQTVGYKKLEVGFLDLYEENLHKRSFPTNSKDATTGTGSRVSQVTRNFSQGAIKETKIKTNLAIDGEGLFRVRRNDGSYAYTRNGEFNLDATGKLVDDNGNILDIRFTNGNLRNTNLKNGELSINKSGEVYLDSRKIGDIDLYTTKGDADFTAVGDNLFTAKPGQVETVNKKTILQGYVETSNVNMKDEIVDLMMAQRAFQYNSRGMQTVDEMWSIANNLQSR; from the coding sequence ATGTATAATATAATGCATAATAGTAAAGCAGGAATGTTAGCTAGCCAGTCAAAGATAGATGTAATATCTAACAATTTAACAAATGTACAAACTGTAGGGTATAAGAAGTTAGAGGTTGGTTTTTTGGATTTATATGAAGAAAATCTACATAAAAGATCTTTTCCTACAAATTCTAAGGATGCTACAACAGGGACTGGATCTAGAGTAAGTCAAGTAACTAGAAATTTTTCTCAAGGTGCTATAAAGGAAACTAAAATAAAAACTAATCTGGCTATAGATGGTGAAGGACTTTTTAGAGTAAGAAGAAATGATGGAAGTTATGCATACACTAGAAATGGTGAATTTAACTTAGATGCAACAGGAAAATTAGTAGATGATAATGGGAATATATTAGATATTAGATTTACTAATGGAAATTTAAGAAATACTAATTTAAAAAATGGAGAACTAAGCATAAATAAATCTGGAGAAGTCTATCTTGATAGTAGAAAAATAGGAGATATAGATCTATATACTACTAAAGGAGATGCGGATTTCACAGCTGTAGGAGATAATTTATTTACAGCAAAACCAGGACAAGTTGAAACTGTAAATAAAAAAACTATTTTACAGGGGTATGTGGAAACTTCAAATGTAAATATGAAAGATGAGATAGTAGACCTAATGATGGCACAAAGAGCATTCCAATATAATAGTAGAGGTATGCAGACAGTAGATGAAATGTGGTCAATAGCAAACAATCTTCAAAGTAGATAA
- a CDS encoding flagellar hook-basal body complex protein, whose protein sequence is MLRGLYTSVSSMLNLQERQSVLTNNLANIKTNGYKEDKLISKSFDEMTLSNNDNYKNGIPTHQILGDLSFGTKIDEVTTNFKQGSFISTENNSDFALNGSGFFQVRDHDGNTFYSRDGSFKINSQGYLVTNGGHNVMGVNQASNSVEPIYVGNGKMTINSSNGLTIEGGNSYKFNIVDFNDYKGLKKVGDNLYSGNNPTNTNNYSIKQGFLEGSNVDYIASVTESMETIKEFEANQKVIQTIDSTLKQIASEIGNVR, encoded by the coding sequence ATGCTAAGAGGATTATATACATCTGTATCATCGATGTTAAACTTGCAAGAAAGACAAAGTGTTTTAACAAATAATTTAGCTAATATCAAAACTAATGGATATAAGGAAGATAAACTTATATCCAAAAGTTTTGATGAAATGACTTTATCTAATAATGATAACTATAAAAATGGAATTCCAACCCATCAAATTTTAGGGGACTTAAGTTTTGGGACTAAAATCGACGAGGTAACTACTAATTTTAAACAAGGAAGTTTTATCTCAACAGAGAACAATTCAGATTTTGCTTTAAATGGAAGTGGATTTTTCCAAGTAAGAGATCATGATGGGAATACATTTTATTCAAGAGATGGATCTTTTAAGATAAACTCACAAGGATATCTAGTAACAAATGGTGGTCATAATGTTATGGGAGTAAATCAAGCTAGTAATAGTGTAGAGCCTATATATGTTGGAAATGGAAAGATGACTATAAATTCATCAAATGGACTGACTATAGAAGGTGGTAATAGTTATAAGTTTAACATTGTAGACTTTAATGATTATAAGGGATTAAAAAAAGTTGGAGATAACTTATATTCAGGAAACAACCCTACAAATACTAATAATTATTCTATTAAACAAGGATTCTTAGAAGGATCTAATGTAGATTATATAGCATCTGTAACTGAATCTATGGAAACAATAAAAGAATTTGAAGCTAATCAAAAGGTTATACAAACTATAGACTCTACACTAAAACAAATTGCTAGTGAAATAGGAAATGTAAGGTAG
- a CDS encoding sigma-70 family RNA polymerase sigma factor, with protein sequence MISKEELINQNMPIVKSIASKYYTNKIGMEYEDLVSYGVMGLLDASDKFDEEKGVKFSTYASIRITSYIIDEIRKQSPVSRGCLSKVKSYKSCVEHLQHKYLRQPTIDEISDYMEISSNEVHKIKKSTLNLSTSSLDNIVLDSENDLKLIDIIKDESINIEDSVEKDELIQTVTKALDMLNERDRLVLSLYYYEELTLKEIGAVLGVSESRVSQLNKKAILNLKGMMKKLNYLD encoded by the coding sequence ATGATTAGTAAAGAAGAACTTATAAATCAAAATATGCCTATAGTAAAAAGTATCGCATCGAAATACTATACAAACAAAATAGGTATGGAATATGAAGATTTAGTGAGCTATGGTGTTATGGGACTTTTAGATGCAAGTGATAAATTTGATGAGGAAAAAGGTGTCAAATTCTCTACTTATGCTTCGATAAGAATAACATCTTATATAATAGATGAAATAAGAAAGCAATCGCCTGTATCTAGGGGTTGCCTAAGCAAAGTAAAGTCATATAAAAGTTGTGTAGAACACTTACAACATAAATATCTTAGACAACCAACAATAGATGAAATTTCAGATTATATGGAGATTTCATCTAATGAAGTTCATAAGATAAAGAAAAGTACTTTAAATTTAAGCACAAGCTCTCTTGATAATATTGTTTTAGATAGTGAAAATGATTTAAAACTTATAGACATAATAAAAGATGAATCTATAAATATAGAAGATTCTGTTGAAAAAGATGAGTTAATACAAACTGTAACGAAAGCACTAGATATGTTAAATGAAAGAGATAGATTAGTACTATCACTATATTATTACGAAGAACTAACACTAAAAGAAATAGGTGCAGTATTAGGAGTTTCTGAGTCTAGGGTTTCACAATTAAATAAAAAAGCTATCTTGAATTTAAAAGGTATGATGAAAAAATTAAACTACCTAGATTAG
- the flhA gene encoding flagellar biosynthesis protein FlhA → MEKFSLKKRTDILVGFGIIGIILMIIIPLPPFLLDIMLALNIGFSILILLMTIFSTSILELSIFPTILLVTTLFRLGLNISSTRLILGQGYAGSVIESFGSFVVGGNYVVGIIIFLIIIIIQFVVITNGSGRVSEVSARFTLDALPGKQMSIDADLNAGMIDEKTARKRRTELQQEAEFYGSMDGASKFVKGDAIAGIIITTINILAGMVIGVVMLNMDFMESIQTYTRLTIGDGLVSQIPALIISTSAGILVTKVNGEENFSSQLGKQLMSIPQAVLMAGIVLVLLGLLPGLPKLSFFTLGAGAIFVGYTLKKEEKSEQENALLEIEEPPTPEESLENAEDVSTLINVEPIEVEIGYGIIPLADESSGGDLLQRIVSVRRQCAIDMGIIVHPIRIRDNLQLEPNQYTIKIKGVPVTTYELMPNMLLCMNPMGMDIDMEGISTKEPTFGLDALWIEKDKAEEAELYGFTVVDPTTILVTHLLETIKAKSYELMGRQEVKAIIDATRERYSAVVDELIPDLMTLGEVQKIFQNLLKEKVSIKDRVTILETLADNARNTKDLELLTEYVRMAMSRSICFELIDENNSIVVTTLSMEIENLVANSLQRSVNGTYPAIDPDTTNNIFRGIQNTIESVNFNNNRPILLVSPKIRAPFRKLVEMVFPNLTILSLNEIPSDVQIKSQGVVNI, encoded by the coding sequence ATGGAAAAATTTAGTCTTAAAAAACGAACTGATATATTAGTTGGATTTGGGATAATTGGAATTATACTTATGATAATAATTCCACTACCACCATTCTTATTAGATATAATGTTAGCCCTAAATATAGGTTTTTCAATACTTATATTACTAATGACAATTTTTTCAACTAGTATATTAGAATTATCAATATTCCCTACTATCCTCTTAGTAACTACCTTATTTAGACTAGGGCTTAATATATCATCAACAAGACTTATATTAGGCCAAGGTTATGCAGGGAGCGTAATAGAATCCTTTGGTAGTTTCGTTGTTGGAGGAAACTATGTAGTAGGTATAATTATATTTTTAATAATAATAATTATCCAATTTGTTGTTATAACAAATGGTTCTGGTAGAGTATCTGAAGTATCTGCAAGATTTACACTAGATGCATTACCAGGTAAACAAATGAGTATAGATGCAGATTTAAATGCGGGTATGATAGATGAAAAAACAGCTAGAAAGAGAAGAACTGAACTTCAACAAGAAGCTGAATTTTATGGATCCATGGACGGGGCATCAAAGTTTGTAAAAGGAGATGCAATCGCCGGAATTATAATAACAACAATAAATATACTTGCAGGTATGGTTATAGGTGTTGTAATGCTTAATATGGATTTTATGGAATCTATCCAGACCTATACAAGGCTTACAATAGGAGATGGACTAGTAAGTCAAATTCCAGCCCTAATAATATCTACATCGGCAGGTATACTAGTAACTAAAGTAAATGGTGAGGAAAATTTTAGTAGTCAATTAGGAAAACAGTTAATGTCTATTCCGCAAGCAGTGCTTATGGCAGGAATAGTGCTGGTATTACTAGGACTTTTACCAGGGCTTCCAAAATTATCATTTTTTACTTTAGGAGCAGGAGCAATATTTGTAGGATATACACTTAAAAAAGAAGAAAAATCTGAACAAGAAAATGCATTACTTGAAATAGAGGAACCACCAACTCCAGAGGAAAGTTTAGAAAATGCAGAAGATGTATCGACACTTATAAATGTAGAACCTATAGAAGTTGAAATTGGATATGGAATAATTCCTCTAGCTGATGAAAGTAGTGGAGGAGATTTATTACAAAGAATAGTTTCTGTTAGAAGACAGTGTGCAATAGATATGGGAATAATTGTTCATCCAATAAGGATTAGAGATAACTTACAATTAGAGCCAAATCAATACACTATAAAAATAAAAGGAGTACCAGTTACCACATACGAGCTTATGCCAAACATGCTACTTTGCATGAATCCAATGGGAATGGATATAGATATGGAAGGTATTTCAACAAAAGAGCCTACTTTTGGGTTAGATGCTTTATGGATAGAAAAAGACAAAGCAGAAGAAGCAGAATTATATGGATTTACAGTTGTAGACCCTACGACGATTTTAGTAACGCACTTACTTGAAACTATAAAAGCTAAGTCTTATGAGTTAATGGGAAGACAAGAAGTAAAAGCTATTATAGATGCAACAAGAGAAAGATACAGTGCAGTAGTAGACGAATTAATACCAGATTTAATGACATTAGGAGAAGTTCAAAAGATATTCCAAAATTTATTAAAAGAAAAAGTATCTATAAAAGACAGAGTTACAATATTAGAAACTTTAGCTGATAATGCAAGAAATACTAAAGATTTAGAGCTACTTACCGAATATGTAAGAATGGCGATGAGTAGAAGTATATGCTTTGAGCTAATAGATGAGAACAACTCAATTGTAGTTACTACATTATCTATGGAAATTGAAAATTTAGTAGCTAATAGTTTACAAAGATCTGTAAATGGAACATACCCAGCTATAGATCCAGATACTACTAATAATATATTTAGAGGAATACAAAATACTATAGAGTCTGTTAATTTTAACAATAATAGACCTATATTATTAGTTTCTCCAAAAATAAGAGCGCCATTTAGAAAATTAGTAGAAATGGTCTTTCCTAATTTAACTATATTGTCATTAAATGAAATACCTAGTGATGTACAAATAAAATCTCAGGGTGTAGTTAATATATAG
- a CDS encoding fused FliR family export protein/FlhB family type III secretion system protein, which produces MIFVFIRLIAFFSCLSVIFPSGTPNVFKVTFTLFISVIISCTVNVHVEVSSTYDLINIAVMETITGLVLGYITSICINSLKIAGSLIDQQLGLSMVNIYDPNSKDNTTLIENMVYWIGIMVFFTMNGHHKLITGISQSFKLVKIGSPILTNNYGYIVNVFIQCFVIGFKIAVPIILALIITDFIMGLISRSVPQLNVMILGMPLKILVGIMFFVISLPFILNELHNLLVHMTDILNGTFMSGHSSYFTAMAPLGAMLSTDDKTEEPSSKKIKDARKSGNVAKSKEVVTTLTLLGVLMIIYSMSDFVILQLKESIVRYLNIGFTNEFSMKIVGNLLMMLLAGFMKIIIPIGMIIIVFSAIGNVMQSGFLMTTDPLKPKLSKLNPINGFKNMFSMKSLGNLIKSIILVAILFKVGYSFMSKNFMGILKTGDIYLPYLMSTIITLVKELIQSILLALFVISVLDFAYQKYMYKKDLKMTKQEVKEEYKQMEGNPEIKGKIKQKQREMASRRMMEAVPSASVIVTNPTHISIAIKYEKGKDQAPIVVAKGADIVAFKIREIAKEHDIPIIENKPLARLMYKEVEIEEEVPEKVYQEVAEVLVAVYKIKNRYKKI; this is translated from the coding sequence TTGATATTTGTATTTATTAGGTTAATAGCATTTTTTTCATGCCTAAGCGTAATATTTCCGAGTGGAACGCCAAATGTATTTAAAGTTACTTTTACTTTGTTTATATCGGTAATAATATCATGTACTGTAAATGTACATGTAGAAGTCAGTAGTACGTATGATTTAATTAATATTGCAGTTATGGAAACTATAACAGGATTGGTTTTAGGATATATAACAAGTATTTGTATAAATAGTTTAAAAATAGCAGGTAGTTTAATAGATCAACAATTAGGGTTATCAATGGTAAATATTTATGATCCTAATAGTAAAGACAATACTACATTAATAGAAAATATGGTTTATTGGATTGGTATAATGGTGTTTTTTACAATGAATGGACACCACAAACTTATCACTGGAATAAGCCAAAGCTTCAAACTTGTTAAGATAGGAAGCCCAATATTAACAAATAATTATGGTTATATAGTTAATGTATTTATACAGTGCTTTGTAATTGGATTTAAAATTGCGGTACCAATAATATTAGCTCTTATTATAACAGATTTTATAATGGGTTTAATATCAAGAAGTGTTCCGCAGTTAAATGTAATGATTTTAGGAATGCCACTAAAAATTTTAGTTGGGATAATGTTCTTTGTAATATCATTACCATTCATTCTAAATGAACTACATAACTTACTAGTTCATATGACAGATATATTAAATGGAACCTTTATGAGTGGTCATAGCTCCTACTTTACAGCTATGGCACCATTAGGAGCCATGTTATCAACAGATGATAAAACTGAAGAACCATCTTCAAAGAAAATAAAAGATGCAAGAAAAAGTGGGAATGTAGCAAAGAGTAAAGAAGTTGTAACAACATTAACATTGTTAGGTGTACTTATGATAATTTACTCAATGTCAGATTTTGTAATTTTACAACTTAAAGAATCAATAGTAAGGTATTTAAATATCGGATTTACAAATGAGTTTTCAATGAAAATAGTAGGTAATTTGCTTATGATGCTTTTAGCAGGATTTATGAAAATTATAATACCTATTGGAATGATTATAATTGTATTTTCTGCTATAGGAAACGTAATGCAAAGTGGATTTTTAATGACGACGGATCCTTTAAAACCAAAACTTTCTAAATTAAATCCGATAAATGGATTTAAGAATATGTTTTCAATGAAATCACTTGGAAACTTAATAAAAAGTATAATTCTTGTAGCTATATTATTTAAGGTTGGTTACTCATTTATGAGTAAAAACTTTATGGGAATTTTAAAAACAGGTGATATATACCTGCCTTACTTAATGAGTACAATTATTACTCTTGTAAAAGAGTTGATACAAAGTATTTTGTTAGCCTTATTTGTAATTTCTGTATTAGATTTTGCTTATCAGAAGTATATGTATAAAAAAGATTTAAAAATGACTAAGCAAGAGGTCAAAGAAGAGTATAAGCAAATGGAAGGTAATCCAGAAATTAAAGGTAAGATAAAACAAAAACAAAGAGAGATGGCATCAAGAAGAATGATGGAAGCTGTGCCATCAGCTAGTGTAATTGTAACAAATCCCACTCATATATCTATAGCTATCAAATATGAAAAAGGAAAAGATCAAGCCCCTATTGTAGTTGCAAAAGGAGCAGATATAGTAGCTTTTAAAATAAGAGAGATAGCAAAAGAACATGATATACCAATCATAGAAAATAAGCCTTTAGCTAGACTTATGTATAAAGAGGTAGAGATAGAAGAAGAGGTACCAGAAAAAGTGTATCAAGAAGTAGCAGAAGTGTTAGTAGCAGTTTACAAGATCAAAAATAGATATAAAAAAATATAA
- the fliQ gene encoding flagellar biosynthesis protein FliQ, with translation MNESVVVSVVKETLYTAMLVGGPILILSLIVGLLVSIFQATTQIQEQTLSFIPKLIAVALVLVVGGAWMLNELIQFTNKIMNMIAVIKG, from the coding sequence ATGAATGAAAGTGTAGTAGTTAGTGTAGTAAAAGAAACTTTATATACAGCTATGTTAGTAGGCGGACCTATATTAATTTTATCTTTAATAGTAGGGCTATTAGTAAGTATTTTTCAAGCAACCACTCAAATCCAAGAACAAACTTTATCATTTATACCAAAATTAATAGCAGTAGCATTAGTTTTAGTAGTTGGAGGGGCTTGGATGCTAAATGAACTTATACAGTTTACTAACAAAATTATGAATATGATAGCAGTAATAAAAGGATAG
- the fliP gene encoding flagellar type III secretion system pore protein FliP (The bacterial flagellar biogenesis protein FliP forms a type III secretion system (T3SS)-type pore required for flagellar assembly.) produces MQTLSDLTPYIGDYTPLMKLFLVLTALMFLGTIVFMMTSFVRIIITFSFIKSALGAQQSIPNQVLVGLAICLTMFVMAPTVKQINDQALKPYMNNEIKFEQAIEKAEVPVRKFLLKQTRQEDIKLFVDNSDVNKKKMTRNNIPLYILVPAFAISELKTAFQIGFLIYLPFLLIDLVVSSVLMSMGMFMLPPVMISLPFKLLLFIMVDGWNLLIKSLLLSFQ; encoded by the coding sequence ATGCAAACATTAAGTGATTTAACACCTTATATAGGTGACTACACTCCTTTAATGAAATTATTTTTAGTTCTAACAGCTCTAATGTTTTTAGGCACTATAGTGTTTATGATGACGAGCTTTGTAAGAATTATAATAACTTTTTCGTTTATAAAGTCAGCGCTAGGAGCTCAACAATCAATACCTAATCAGGTATTAGTAGGACTAGCAATTTGTTTAACGATGTTTGTTATGGCACCAACGGTTAAACAAATAAACGATCAAGCATTAAAACCTTATATGAACAATGAAATTAAATTTGAACAAGCTATAGAAAAAGCAGAAGTACCTGTAAGAAAGTTTTTATTAAAGCAAACTAGACAAGAAGATATAAAGTTATTTGTTGATAACTCAGATGTAAATAAGAAGAAAATGACTAGAAACAACATACCTTTATATATACTAGTACCAGCTTTTGCAATTAGTGAACTTAAAACAGCTTTTCAAATTGGATTTTTAATATATTTACCATTTTTACTAATAGATTTAGTGGTATCGAGTGTACTTATGTCTATGGGGATGTTTATGCTTCCACCTGTTATGATTTCTTTACCATTTAAGTTGTTATTATTCATAATGGTAGATGGATGGAATTTATTAATAAAATCGTTACTGTTAAGTTTTCAATAA